The Strix aluco isolate bStrAlu1 chromosome 1, bStrAlu1.hap1, whole genome shotgun sequence genome has a window encoding:
- the FKBP9 gene encoding peptidyl-prolyl cis-trans isomerase FKBP9 isoform X2, with protein MAGAAAAAERRRGPGCGAQLLVVVPALLASWAACQAPPVPAAEPSADGDGAGLRVERRFVPESCPRAVRPGDFVRYHYLGAFPDGTRFDSSYDRGSTFNVFVGKGQLIAGMDKALVGMCVNERRFVKIPPKLAYGSEGVSGVIPPNAVLHFDVLLIDLWNSEDEVQVQTYFKPEKCPRTVQVSDFVRYHYNGTFLDGTLFDSSHNRMRTYDTYVGIGWLIPGMDQGLLGMCVGEKRIITIPPFLAYGEEGDGKDIPGQASLVFDVVLLDLHNPKDGIAIENQQVPESCERRSQAGDFLRYHYNGTLLDGTLFDSSYSRNRTYDTYVGKGYVIAGMDEGLLGVCTGEKRRIIIPPHLGYGEEGRGKIPGSAVLVFDIHVVDFHNPSDSVSITVNYKPSNCTVLSKKGDYLKYHYNASLLDGTLLDSTHSLGKTYNIVLGSGQVVVGMDMGLQDMCVGERRTVVIPPHLGYGEDGVVFRVHPSSSRFWQRKTSSWFRF; from the exons atggcgggcgcggcggcggcggccgagcggcggcggggccccggctGCGGCGCgcagctgctggtggtggtgccGGCGCTGCTGGCGAGCTGGGCGGCCTGCCAGGCGCCGCCGGTGCCCGCCGCCGAGCCCTCCGCCGACGGCGACGGCGCGGGCCTCCGCGTCGAACGGCGCTTCGTGCCCGAGAGCTGCCCGCGGGCCGTGCGGCCCGGAGACTTCGTGCGCTACCACTACCTCGGCGCCTTCCCCGACGGCACCCGCTTCGACTCCAG CTATGACAGGGGATCCACATTCAACGTGTTTGTGGGAAAAGGTCAGCTCATTGCTGGGATGGACAAAGCTCTGGTTGGCATGTGCGTGAACGAGCGGCGGTTCGTGAAAATTCCTCCCAAGCTGGCCTATGGAAGTGAAGGAGTCT CTGGTGTGATACCCCCCAATGCTGTGCTCCATTTCGATGTGCTCCTGATAGATCTTTGGAACTCGGAGGACGAAGTGCAGGTTCAGACTTACTTCAAACCTGAGAAGTGTCCTCGGACAGTCCAGGTGTCTGACTTTGTACGATACCATTACAATGGAACGTTCTTAGATGGGACCCTGTTTGATTCAAG ccaTAATCGGATGCGAACTTATGATACCTATGTGGGAATTGGATGGCTGATTCCTGGTATGGACCAGGGTCTCTTGGGAATGTGCGTAGGAGAGAAGCGCATTATCACAATACCACCTTTCCTGGCATATGGAGAAGAAGGAGATG GTAAGGATATCCCTGGCCAAGCTTCCCTCGTCTTTGATGTGGTTCTGCTAGACCTCCATAACCCCAAAGACGGTATTGCTATTGAGAACCAGCAGGTGCCTGAATCTTGTGAGAGGAGGAGCCAGGCAGGAGACTTTCTCCGATACCATTACAACGGCACGCTTTTGGATGGCACGTTGTTTGATTCCAG CTATTCACGAAATCGTACATATGACACCTATGTCGGGAAAGGTTATGTGATTGCTGGAATGGATGAAGGTTTGCTAGGTGTATGCACTggtgaaaaaagaagaataataatCCCTCCTCATCTTGGAtatggagaagaaggaagag GAAAGATTCCAGGATCTGCAGTGCTGGTCTTTGACATCCACGTGGTTGACTTCCACAACCCCTCCGATTCGGTCAGCATTACTGTTAACTACAAACCTTCCAACTGCACCGTACTGAGTAAGAAGGGAGATTACTTGAAATATCACTACAACGCTTCGCTCCTGGATGGTACTTTGCTAGACTCCAC ACACAGCCTTGGCAAGACCTACAACATAGTTCTGGGATCTGGACAGGTGGTGGTGGGAATGGACATGGGCCTTCAAGACATGTGTGTCGGGGAACGACGGACAGTCGTTATTCCACCTCATCTTGGTTATGGAGAAGATGGAGTTG TTTTCAGAGTACATCCAAGCTCAAGTCGATTCTGGCAAAGGAAAACTAGCTCCTGGTTTCGATTTTGA
- the FKBP9 gene encoding peptidyl-prolyl cis-trans isomerase FKBP9 isoform X1, which yields MAGAAAAAERRRGPGCGAQLLVVVPALLASWAACQAPPVPAAEPSADGDGAGLRVERRFVPESCPRAVRPGDFVRYHYLGAFPDGTRFDSSYDRGSTFNVFVGKGQLIAGMDKALVGMCVNERRFVKIPPKLAYGSEGVSGVIPPNAVLHFDVLLIDLWNSEDEVQVQTYFKPEKCPRTVQVSDFVRYHYNGTFLDGTLFDSSHNRMRTYDTYVGIGWLIPGMDQGLLGMCVGEKRIITIPPFLAYGEEGDGKDIPGQASLVFDVVLLDLHNPKDGIAIENQQVPESCERRSQAGDFLRYHYNGTLLDGTLFDSSYSRNRTYDTYVGKGYVIAGMDEGLLGVCTGEKRRIIIPPHLGYGEEGRGKIPGSAVLVFDIHVVDFHNPSDSVSITVNYKPSNCTVLSKKGDYLKYHYNASLLDGTLLDSTHSLGKTYNIVLGSGQVVVGMDMGLQDMCVGERRTVVIPPHLGYGEDGVEGEVPGSAVLVFDIELLELVSGLPEGYMFVWNGEVSPNLFEEIDQNHDGEVLLEEFSEYIQAQVDSGKGKLAPGFDFEKIVKNMFTNQDRDGNGKVTAEEFKLKDQEAKEEHDEL from the exons atggcgggcgcggcggcggcggccgagcggcggcggggccccggctGCGGCGCgcagctgctggtggtggtgccGGCGCTGCTGGCGAGCTGGGCGGCCTGCCAGGCGCCGCCGGTGCCCGCCGCCGAGCCCTCCGCCGACGGCGACGGCGCGGGCCTCCGCGTCGAACGGCGCTTCGTGCCCGAGAGCTGCCCGCGGGCCGTGCGGCCCGGAGACTTCGTGCGCTACCACTACCTCGGCGCCTTCCCCGACGGCACCCGCTTCGACTCCAG CTATGACAGGGGATCCACATTCAACGTGTTTGTGGGAAAAGGTCAGCTCATTGCTGGGATGGACAAAGCTCTGGTTGGCATGTGCGTGAACGAGCGGCGGTTCGTGAAAATTCCTCCCAAGCTGGCCTATGGAAGTGAAGGAGTCT CTGGTGTGATACCCCCCAATGCTGTGCTCCATTTCGATGTGCTCCTGATAGATCTTTGGAACTCGGAGGACGAAGTGCAGGTTCAGACTTACTTCAAACCTGAGAAGTGTCCTCGGACAGTCCAGGTGTCTGACTTTGTACGATACCATTACAATGGAACGTTCTTAGATGGGACCCTGTTTGATTCAAG ccaTAATCGGATGCGAACTTATGATACCTATGTGGGAATTGGATGGCTGATTCCTGGTATGGACCAGGGTCTCTTGGGAATGTGCGTAGGAGAGAAGCGCATTATCACAATACCACCTTTCCTGGCATATGGAGAAGAAGGAGATG GTAAGGATATCCCTGGCCAAGCTTCCCTCGTCTTTGATGTGGTTCTGCTAGACCTCCATAACCCCAAAGACGGTATTGCTATTGAGAACCAGCAGGTGCCTGAATCTTGTGAGAGGAGGAGCCAGGCAGGAGACTTTCTCCGATACCATTACAACGGCACGCTTTTGGATGGCACGTTGTTTGATTCCAG CTATTCACGAAATCGTACATATGACACCTATGTCGGGAAAGGTTATGTGATTGCTGGAATGGATGAAGGTTTGCTAGGTGTATGCACTggtgaaaaaagaagaataataatCCCTCCTCATCTTGGAtatggagaagaaggaagag GAAAGATTCCAGGATCTGCAGTGCTGGTCTTTGACATCCACGTGGTTGACTTCCACAACCCCTCCGATTCGGTCAGCATTACTGTTAACTACAAACCTTCCAACTGCACCGTACTGAGTAAGAAGGGAGATTACTTGAAATATCACTACAACGCTTCGCTCCTGGATGGTACTTTGCTAGACTCCAC ACACAGCCTTGGCAAGACCTACAACATAGTTCTGGGATCTGGACAGGTGGTGGTGGGAATGGACATGGGCCTTCAAGACATGTGTGTCGGGGAACGACGGACAGTCGTTATTCCACCTCATCTTGGTTATGGAGAAGATGGAGTTG AAGGAGAAGTGCCTGGTAGTGCTGTATTAGTTTTCGACATCGAACTGCTGGAACTGGTGTCTGGCTTGCCTGAAGGGTACATGTTTGTATGGAATGGGGAAGTCTCTCCTAATCTTTTTGAAGAAATAGACCAGAATCATGATGGAGAGGTTCTTTTGGAGGAG TTTTCAGAGTACATCCAAGCTCAAGTCGATTCTGGCAAAGGAAAACTAGCTCCTGGTTTCGATTTTGAAAAGATTGTTAAAAATATGTTCACCAATCAAGACCGGGATGGAAATGGTAAAGTTACTGCTGAAGAATTCAAGTTGAAAGACCAGGAGGCCAAAGAGGAACACGACGAACtgtaa
- the NT5C3A gene encoding cytosolic 5'-nucleotidase 3A isoform X4: MPEFQKKTVHIKDPGRVEEIICGLIKGGAAKLQIITDFDMTLSRFSYNGKRCPTCHNIIDNSKLITEDCRKKLLQLKETYYAIEIDPALTIEEKYPYMVEWYNKSHALLIEQGLEKDKFAEIVRESDVMLKEGYENFFDKLSEHNIPVFIFSAGIGDILEEVIHQAGVYHSNVKVVSNFMDFDENGILKGFKGELIHVYNKHDGALKNTEYFKQLKDNSNIILLGDSQGDLSMADGVANVEHILKIGYLNDKVDELLEKYMDSYDIVLVKDESLEVANSILQKIL, encoded by the exons ATGCCAGAATTTCAGAAGAAGACTGTCCATATTAAGGACCCAGGGAGAGTAGAGGAGATTATTTGTGGCCTCATCAAAGGTGGAGCTGCCAAACTTCAG aTTATTACAGATTTTGATATGACATTAAGTAGATTTTCCTACAATGGAAAAAGATGTCCAACTTGTCATA ACATCATTGATAACTCTAAGCTCATCACAGAGGATTGTCGGAAAAAG ttatTGCAGCTGAAAGAAACCTATTATGCTATTGAAATTGATCCAGCTCTCACTATTGAAGAAAAATATCCGTATATGGTAGAATG GTACAACAAATCTCATGCACTACTCATTGAACAAGGCTTAGAAAAGGATAAGTTTGCAGAAATTGTGAGGGAATCTGATGTTATGCTGAA AGAAGGCTATGAGAACTTCTTTGATAAGCTCAGTGAACATAATATTCCTGTGTTCATATTTTCTGCTGGGATTGGGGACATTCTTGAGGAAGTTATCCACCAGGCTGGGGTCTACCATTCGAATGTCAAAGTGGTTTCCAATTTCATGGATTTTGATGAAAAC ggAATATTAAAAGGATTTAAAGGAGAATTGATTCATGTTTACAACAAACATGACGGTGCCTTGAAGAATACAGAGTACTTCAAACAACTAAAAGACAACAGTAATATCATTCTGCTGGGTGATTCTCAAGGAGACTTGAGTATGGCAGATGGAGTAGCAAATGTTGAACATATTCTTAAGATCGGCTATCTCAATGATAAA GTAGATGAGCTTTTGGAAAAATATATGGACTCTTATGATATTGTCTTGGTGAAAGATGAATCCCTGGAAGTTGCCAACTCCATCCTACAGAAAATCCTGTAA